The following nucleotide sequence is from Phycisphaera sp..
ACCAACACGGTACGATGCCCGCCGGTTTGGGATCGGCTGCCACCGGGCTCGGGCCGAAGTGGAACAAGTCACGAGTCTGGCGAGCCGAAAGGAACGTAGGGCCTGTGCGTTGCGGGGGGCCCGAACCCGATGGCCGGCGATGGCGTTAGGGGAGATAAGTGATTCAGCGGGCCGGAGTACGGCGACGGAGATAGGTTTTTGTTCAGCTTCGAGCAGTACACCGATGTCATCCCGTTGCCGGTGCTGATACTGGCACCGGTCATTATCGGGCTAGTTTTCTTGCTGTGCCCTGCACGGTTGAGGCTGCCGGCCGCTCTCATCATCATGCCGCCGTTTCTGATGGTCGGTCGGCTACCCCTCTTGGGGGCTCCGGCCCTGGGGGCCAAGGCCTTGGGCTTTGCCATGCTCTTGGCGGTTGCCGCTGCGGCGTTCTTGTCTCCGGGACCCAAACGCAAGCTTTCCATAATGTGCTATGCGTATGTGCCGCTCGCTTTGGTTGGCCCGATATTTCTGATCACTACAGAGGACAATCTGTTCCCTTTGCTCCGAGCCGTGCAGTGGATCTGCATGGTCTTCGCGGTGCTTGAGGTCGCCAAGACGGTCGTCGACGCTGCGTCGCTGGTCCGGCTCCTCAAGTACCTCGCGATCGGGTTCGTGATTAACACGCCAATCCTGATGAGCGCCATCGTCCTGGGCAGATGGACGCACAGCGGCCACTCCCGTTTCGAGCCGTATGGTGCGTCATCGTTGCAAATCGGCATGGTGTTTACCATGACCGTTGGCTTCACGTTGTATCTTGCCCTACGCGACCGGGTCATCCCGATGCGGCTGGTGTGGACCGGAACAGCCGCCGCGGCCTCCGGCATGGCGTTGCTCTCGGGCAGTCGATCGGTGATCATCACCATCATGGGCGTGTGTGTTCCGCTTGGCTTGACGATGCTCCGCAAACCGGTGCTCGCCGTCCCAATGATTGGCATCCTTCTCGTAGGGATCGCGGTCGTGCTCAGCCGTGTGGACAGCAACCCCTTTGCCCGATACAAATCGCTCGAATCGGCCCGGGGCTCGCAAGCTGTGGAGTACATCCGAGAGTCTATCTCGCAGCGCCCGCTCACCGGCCTCTTGGGTACCAGTGGGTTGCAAGCCGAAGCCGATGAAAGCCTGGGCTTTCACGCACACAACGCGTATCTCAAGCAAGCCTACATTGGAGGCCTTGCGCTGGCCGGACCGTACCTCGTGCTCGCGGCGATCAGCCTCGGTGCCACATTCTATGTTTGGCGATATCGAACGCTCATGGATGTCGACCCACTGCTCATCAGCACATTGGCCGCGTTCATGGCCATGGTGTACGCACAGGGCATGGTCAACCACATGATCTACCTGGGCACGAACACCTGGGGGTTCCTGCACCTTTTGCTCTCGGTGTTGTTCCTGACGTGGGCGAGCGAGTTGATGCGATTCCGGCGCAATAACCCGGGCATGGCGGCCATTCTCGCCCGGCGTCAGATGCAGCCGGCGTGAAGCCTCGTCACTGGGACGCCAGCCTCAGCTTCTCGTAGCGGTCACGAACCCCGTCCGGATCCCACAGTGGGTATGGCCGTCCAAGGATGTCGGCCAGCTCGCGCTGGTCATCTTCGAGTTCGCCCAGAAGCCTGTCGACGCAAGCTTCAGACGGCGGGGGCGGAGGGGGCGGAGCCTTGGGAGTGAGCATCCGGCGTAGTCGGTCGCGCGTTGCGACGGGCAGCATCGGTCGCAGCCGTTGGTAGGGCCGAGTCCGGCGGATACGCATCGCTAGACCGCGGTCCGAAGAGCGCCCCCGGGCCGTGTTGAACTTCGATTGTGGGTCGACCCTGTCTGGCTCGGACGCAAAACCGAGCTTCGGCGCGAGCAGCTGGATTGCGGCCCGGCGGTCCTTCACGTATTCTTCCAAGAGCAGCACGTTCAGGCGGCCAACCGGATAGTACTCGAGCCATGCCTTTGCCTGGAAGGCGTATCGACTGAAGGGGATCGCCGTATGGTCGGCATCGATGAACTCGTCGACCGTGGCAGGACCGGGCTTGTTCGTGATCTCATGGTGATGATGGCTCACGATCCGGCTCACCGGCTCGCGCAAGATGTAGAGGAGCGTGATGTCGGGGCCGAGCACCTTGTGGGCTCGCTCGGGGACATTCGTGAATCGTGGAATCTTGGCGTAGCCCGTCGACGCATCGCCGCGAGCATCGGTCGCCTTGGCATTGGCAAAGAGGCTCTCGTACTCTGCCAGCCCTTCGGGCGTCAGTACCTTATCGTGCGCCAGAGCGGTCGGCTCCTTGTGGAAAGGAAAGTACACACCCGGCTGCGTCAGCAGGTCGCGGTAGAGCGTGGTGGTGCCGCTCTTCTGAGCACCAATGATGAGGAACGTTGGAAGCATCGGTGTCTCGCTCAGGACAGGACGTCTTTGTAGCACTCGATGGTAAGGCGTGCCACGCTGGGCCACGTGAATCGCTCGCGGACGAGTGCCCTTCCGGCCTGCCCCATCTGGCTGGCCGCATCCCGATCCGACAGCACGCGCTCCAGGCCATCGGCGACATCGCCAGCGTCGAGGTCGGTCTCGATGCCCGCCCCGACTTCGGTGATCTCGGGGTAGTGGCACGCCCGGGTCACCACGACCGGGATGCCCATCGCGAGCGCTTCGGTGATCGCGATCGAGAAGCCCTCCTGTCGGCTGGGCAGGCAGAAGACGGCGGCATCACCAAGAGCCGCGAGCTTGTCGGCACCGTAGAGCGGGCCAACGACGTGCACGCGATGGCCGACGCCGTGCTTCGCGATGCTGGCCTCGAAGGGTGCCTGTTCGCCGCCGTCTGGACCCGCGACGACGAGATCAACATCGGGCATCCGCTGGTGGAATTGCGCGAACGCGTCCGCGAGGTAGTCCAGGCCCTTCTTGTGCGCCAGCCTCGAAAGGAACAAAATATATGGCCGTTCGGCCAATTCGGGATGCTTGGACCGGAACGTGCCGGCCGGGGGCCTGTGCTCGAGTTCTTCGAGGAAGATGCCGTTGGGTATGACCCGCGTTGGTGCCCCGTGGAGCACGGGCTCGGCG
It contains:
- a CDS encoding sulfotransferase domain-containing protein; its protein translation is MLPTFLIIGAQKSGTTTLYRDLLTQPGVYFPFHKEPTALAHDKVLTPEGLAEYESLFANAKATDARGDASTGYAKIPRFTNVPERAHKVLGPDITLLYILREPVSRIVSHHHHEITNKPGPATVDEFIDADHTAIPFSRYAFQAKAWLEYYPVGRLNVLLLEEYVKDRRAAIQLLAPKLGFASEPDRVDPQSKFNTARGRSSDRGLAMRIRRTRPYQRLRPMLPVATRDRLRRMLTPKAPPPPPPPSEACVDRLLGELEDDQRELADILGRPYPLWDPDGVRDRYEKLRLASQ
- a CDS encoding glycosyltransferase — its product is MSGLRVVHAIGDLDPAGGGPPVVAACLAAAQAHLGCDVTILSYRTPEGGPRGDALMAETPHGDLVNLVSIESPGRYERLTGSGAARAFAHLADDGVDVLHTHGMWEPMMPACCAVARKRGSAYVVTPHGMLDPYTLSVKPTKKRIALATTHKAFLRKASFVHMLNADEATLAEPVLHGAPTRVIPNGIFLEELEHRPPAGTFRSKHPELAERPYILFLSRLAHKKGLDYLADAFAQFHQRMPDVDLVVAGPDGGEQAPFEASIAKHGVGHRVHVVGPLYGADKLAALGDAAVFCLPSRQEGFSIAITEALAMGIPVVVTRACHYPEITEVGAGIETDLDAGDVADGLERVLSDRDAASQMGQAGRALVRERFTWPSVARLTIECYKDVLS